A single genomic interval of Litoreibacter ponti harbors:
- a CDS encoding deoxyguanosinetriphosphate triphosphohydrolase — translation MLAAYACQPEDSRGRLYSEEESTFRSCFQRDRDRIIHASAFRRLKHKTQVFIEHEGDYFRTRLTHSIEVAQVARTIAGVLGLNAELTEAVALAHDLGHTPFGHTGEEALDALMAPYGGFDHNAQALKIVTSLERHYAEWDGLNLTWESLEGIAKHNGPVTGDLPYALEEYSARHDLELGTYASAEAQVAALADDIAYNNHDLHDGLRAELFSTDELAELPLVGPCFARVDALYPGLNYYRRRHEALRRFFGLLVEDVIAVARARLNDLAPASVADIRGAGRPMVQFSPEVWAQLKDIRAFLFTRMYRAPAVVEMRVQVTQVVDELFPLFMERTDLLPKQWRKDVEDADGETALARIVADYIAGMTDRFALQEHERLIGGVAADSYVTGRK, via the coding sequence ATGCTCGCCGCATATGCCTGCCAGCCCGAAGACAGTCGCGGGCGGCTTTACAGCGAAGAAGAGAGTACCTTCCGGTCCTGCTTCCAACGCGACCGGGACCGCATCATCCACGCCAGCGCCTTCCGGCGGCTCAAGCACAAGACGCAAGTGTTCATCGAGCATGAGGGCGATTATTTCCGCACCCGGCTGACCCATTCGATCGAGGTGGCGCAAGTCGCGCGCACGATTGCGGGGGTCTTGGGGCTTAATGCGGAGCTGACAGAGGCGGTGGCGCTGGCCCATGATCTGGGCCACACGCCGTTTGGACATACGGGGGAGGAGGCGCTGGACGCGCTGATGGCACCTTACGGCGGGTTTGACCACAACGCGCAGGCGCTGAAGATCGTCACCTCGCTGGAGCGCCATTATGCCGAATGGGACGGGCTCAACCTGACCTGGGAGAGCCTCGAGGGGATCGCCAAGCACAATGGCCCTGTGACCGGTGATTTGCCCTACGCGCTGGAGGAATATTCCGCGCGGCATGATCTGGAGCTGGGTACGTACGCAAGCGCCGAGGCGCAGGTGGCGGCGCTGGCCGATGACATCGCCTATAATAACCACGATCTGCATGACGGGCTGCGCGCGGAGCTGTTTTCGACCGATGAGCTGGCGGAGCTGCCGCTGGTGGGCCCGTGCTTTGCGCGGGTCGACGCGCTGTATCCGGGGCTGAATTACTATCGCCGCCGCCATGAGGCCTTGCGGCGGTTCTTCGGCCTGCTGGTCGAGGATGTGATCGCTGTGGCGCGTGCGCGCTTGAATGATCTGGCGCCGGCCTCTGTAGCCGACATTCGCGGGGCGGGGCGGCCGATGGTGCAGTTCTCGCCCGAGGTCTGGGCGCAGCTGAAAGACATCCGGGCGTTCCTGTTTACCCGCATGTACCGCGCGCCCGCCGTGGTCGAGATGCGCGTGCAGGTGACCCAAGTGGTTGACGAGTTGTTCCCGCTGTTCATGGAGCGCACGGACCTGCTGCCCAAGCAATGGCGCAAGGATGTCGAAGACGCCGACGGAGAGACCGCGCTGGCGCGGATCGTGGCGGATTACATCGCGGGCATGACTGACCGCTTCGCTCTGCAAGAGCACGAGCGGCTGATCGGTGGGGTCGCCGCGGACAGCTATGTGACAGGCCGCAAGTGA
- a CDS encoding glycoside hydrolase family 3 N-terminal domain-containing protein produces MASGAYIFGCEGLSLSAPERSFFASAQPWGFILFARNIVDRAQLSALTAELRAAVGWNAPILIDQEGGRVQRMRAPEWREYLPALDQVEATGAHAARAMYLRNRLIAAELFEVGIDANCAPLADVIWPESHPVLRNRCYGSDVETVVKMCLACEQGFLEGGVLPVLKHIPGYGRAVVDGHKDLPTVDVPRAELEALDFAPFKRLTHMAMGMTAHIVFPCIDDLPATTSPKAMKMIREEIGFHNLIMTDDISMEALSGTIAERARAPLDAGCDVVLHCNGDLEEMRTVADVSGPMSEVAQIRAGRALDQRKTPMDIDILAAEDELRTLIAGA; encoded by the coding sequence ATGGCATCTGGCGCCTATATTTTCGGATGTGAGGGGTTGAGCCTCTCGGCGCCGGAACGTTCGTTTTTTGCAAGCGCACAGCCTTGGGGATTCATTCTTTTTGCCCGAAATATCGTGGATCGGGCGCAATTATCGGCGTTGACGGCGGAGCTTCGGGCCGCGGTCGGGTGGAACGCTCCGATCCTGATCGATCAGGAAGGCGGGCGGGTCCAGCGGATGCGCGCGCCGGAATGGCGAGAGTATTTGCCTGCGTTGGATCAGGTCGAGGCCACGGGCGCGCACGCCGCCCGCGCGATGTATCTGCGGAACCGGCTGATCGCGGCGGAGCTGTTCGAGGTGGGGATTGATGCCAACTGCGCGCCGCTTGCGGATGTGATCTGGCCCGAAAGCCACCCGGTGCTGCGCAATCGCTGCTACGGGTCCGATGTCGAGACGGTGGTGAAGATGTGTCTGGCCTGCGAGCAGGGGTTCTTAGAGGGTGGCGTGCTGCCGGTGCTCAAGCATATACCGGGTTACGGGCGCGCGGTCGTGGATGGTCACAAGGACCTGCCGACCGTGGATGTGCCGCGGGCGGAGCTGGAGGCGCTGGATTTTGCGCCGTTCAAGCGGCTGACCCATATGGCGATGGGCATGACGGCGCATATTGTCTTTCCGTGCATTGATGATTTGCCCGCGACGACCTCGCCCAAGGCGATGAAGATGATCCGCGAGGAGATCGGGTTCCACAACCTGATCATGACCGATGACATCTCGATGGAGGCGCTGTCGGGCACGATTGCGGAGCGCGCGCGCGCGCCACTCGATGCGGGCTGCGATGTGGTTTTGCACTGCAATGGCGATCTTGAGGAAATGCGTACGGTCGCGGACGTCTCCGGGCCAATGAGCGAGGTTGCGCAAATCCGCGCCGGTCGGGCGTTGGACCAGCGCAAAACCCCAATGGATATTGACATTTTGGCCGCTGAGGACGAGCTTCGGACGCTCATTGCGGGGGCTTAA
- a CDS encoding LysE family translocator, translated as MLNFAAAIFLLLITPGPGVLSLAGVGAAFGFRSGLRYMTGLFLGTNMVALAVVSGLAAVVLASPVIRLILLALSTGYLLYLAARIALAGSNIAFSPAARQPGIRDGLLLQAVNPKAYVVNTTLFAGFALFEDAYLAEVVVKFVIINVIWISIHFLWLWAGASVKRMELAPRTQRIINVGMAAAMLGVVALAGLSAL; from the coding sequence ATGCTGAATTTCGCCGCCGCCATCTTCTTGCTGCTGATCACGCCCGGCCCCGGGGTGCTGTCGCTTGCTGGCGTCGGTGCCGCCTTCGGCTTCCGCTCCGGCTTGCGCTATATGACGGGGCTGTTTCTGGGCACGAACATGGTGGCGCTCGCGGTCGTCTCTGGCCTTGCGGCGGTCGTGCTGGCCAGCCCGGTGATCCGGCTCATCCTGCTGGCGCTGTCGACGGGATATCTGCTGTATCTCGCGGCCCGGATCGCGCTGGCGGGCTCAAACATCGCCTTCTCGCCCGCGGCGCGACAGCCGGGCATCCGGGACGGGCTGCTGCTGCAGGCGGTCAACCCGAAGGCCTATGTCGTCAATACCACGCTTTTTGCAGGCTTCGCGCTGTTCGAGGACGCCTATCTGGCCGAGGTCGTGGTGAAATTTGTCATCATCAACGTCATCTGGATCTCGATCCACTTCCTGTGGCTGTGGGCCGGCGCGTCGGTCAAACGCATGGAGCTGGCGCCCCGCACCCAGCGGATCATCAACGTCGGCATGGCGGCGGCGATGCTCGGTGTCGTCGCGCTCGCGGGTCTGAGCGCGCTTTAG
- the argS gene encoding arginine--tRNA ligase, with protein sequence MNLFADMRAVVISALDQMVADGALPEGLDFANVAVEPPRDAAHGDMATNAAMVLAKPAKLKPRDIADALASKLMDDARVALADVAGPGFLNLRLETGVWAGVVQAALEQGSGFGRSDMGAGRKVNVEYVSANPTGPLHVGHTRGAVFGDALASLLDYAGYDVTREYYINDGGAQVDVLARSVYLRYLEAHGQEVAFEDGTYPGDYLVAVGEALKDKVGDAYVDTGEQVWLEEVRDFSTDAMMDLIRADLAALGVEMDVFYSEKSLYGTGQIEAAIADLKGKDLIYRGTLEPPKGKVPEDWEPREQMLFRSTAHGDDVDRPIQKSDGAWTYFAPDIAYHYDKISRGFDELIDVFGADHGGYVKRMKAAVSALSDGRVPVDIKLTQLVRLFKDCAPFKMSKRAGTFVTLRDVVDLVGSDVTRFVMLTRKQDAPLDFDFTKVLEQSKDNPVFYVQYAHARVCSVLRKAQAEGWDMSDAALAQVDVSGNTHEAELKLAAKLAEWPRLVEIAARTNEPHRIAFYLYELAGELHALWNRGNELPELRFMQDTAEASAPKIALARATAIVISAGLGILGVAPAEEMR encoded by the coding sequence ATGAACCTGTTTGCTGACATGCGCGCGGTGGTGATTTCCGCGCTGGACCAGATGGTCGCCGACGGCGCGCTGCCGGAGGGCCTGGATTTTGCCAATGTGGCCGTCGAGCCGCCGCGTGATGCCGCCCATGGGGATATGGCAACGAATGCGGCGATGGTGCTGGCCAAGCCTGCGAAGCTGAAGCCGCGCGACATTGCCGACGCCTTGGCTAGCAAGCTGATGGATGATGCGCGGGTGGCCCTGGCGGACGTGGCCGGGCCGGGGTTTTTGAACCTGCGTCTGGAGACAGGCGTTTGGGCGGGCGTCGTGCAAGCCGCGCTGGAGCAGGGATCCGGCTTCGGGCGCTCGGACATGGGCGCGGGCCGGAAGGTGAATGTCGAATATGTCTCGGCCAATCCCACCGGACCCTTGCATGTGGGCCACACCCGCGGGGCGGTGTTTGGCGATGCGTTGGCCTCGCTTCTCGATTACGCGGGCTACGATGTCACGCGAGAGTATTACATCAACGATGGCGGCGCGCAGGTCGATGTGCTCGCACGCTCTGTCTACCTGCGCTACCTCGAAGCCCATGGCCAGGAGGTGGCTTTTGAGGACGGCACCTATCCGGGCGACTATCTGGTCGCGGTGGGTGAGGCGCTGAAAGACAAGGTCGGTGACGCCTATGTCGACACGGGTGAGCAGGTCTGGCTGGAAGAGGTGCGCGATTTCTCCACCGACGCGATGATGGATTTGATCCGTGCGGACCTTGCCGCGCTGGGTGTCGAGATGGATGTGTTCTACTCGGAAAAGTCGCTCTATGGCACGGGGCAGATCGAGGCGGCAATTGCCGATCTCAAGGGCAAGGACCTGATCTACCGCGGCACGCTGGAGCCGCCGAAGGGCAAGGTGCCCGAGGATTGGGAGCCGCGTGAACAGATGCTGTTCCGCTCTACCGCCCATGGCGATGATGTCGACCGCCCGATCCAGAAATCGGATGGGGCATGGACCTATTTCGCGCCCGACATCGCATACCATTATGACAAGATTTCCAGAGGGTTCGACGAGCTTATTGATGTGTTTGGCGCCGATCATGGCGGCTATGTGAAGCGCATGAAGGCGGCGGTCTCGGCGCTGTCGGACGGCCGTGTGCCGGTCGATATCAAGCTCACCCAGCTGGTGCGGCTGTTCAAGGATTGCGCGCCGTTCAAGATGTCGAAGCGCGCGGGCACCTTCGTGACCTTGCGCGATGTGGTGGACCTGGTGGGCTCCGACGTGACCCGTTTCGTGATGCTGACCCGCAAGCAGGATGCGCCGTTGGATTTCGACTTCACAAAGGTGCTGGAGCAATCGAAGGACAACCCGGTCTTCTACGTGCAGTACGCCCATGCGCGGGTGTGCTCCGTGCTGCGCAAGGCCCAGGCTGAGGGCTGGGATATGTCGGACGCGGCCCTGGCGCAGGTCGATGTCAGCGGCAACACCCATGAGGCGGAATTGAAGCTGGCGGCGAAGCTCGCCGAATGGCCGCGACTGGTCGAAATCGCCGCGCGGACGAACGAGCCGCACCGCATTGCCTTCTACCTTTATGAGCTGGCGGGCGAGCTGCATGCGCTGTGGAACCGCGGCAACGAGCTGCCGGAGCTGCGCTTCATGCAGGACACGGCGGAGGCGAGCGCGCCGAAAATTGCCCTCGCACGTGCCACGGCGATTGTTATTTCCGCAGGTCTTGGTATTCTGGGTGTGGCTCCTGCCGAAGAGATGCGCTGA
- the xth gene encoding exodeoxyribonuclease III, with the protein MKIATFNINGIKARMNALTDWLGEAQPDVALLQEIKSVDEAFPREHFEDLGYNVETHGQKSFNGVAILSKLPLEDVTRGLPGDDEDEQARWIEATVTGDTHSVRLCGLYLPNGNPTPGPKYDYKLAWMDRMFARAQELLASEMPAMMAGDYNIIPQAVDAKRPDAWRDDALFKLESRTAYRRILNLGFTEAFRTRNPAPEQFSFWDYQAGAWNRNDGIRIDHLLLTPQAADLLTECKIDAEIRGREKPSDHVPVWVDLAA; encoded by the coding sequence ATGAAAATCGCCACGTTCAACATCAACGGCATCAAGGCGCGCATGAACGCGCTCACCGACTGGTTGGGCGAAGCACAGCCCGATGTCGCGCTGTTGCAAGAGATCAAGTCCGTGGACGAGGCCTTCCCGCGCGAACATTTCGAAGACCTCGGCTACAACGTCGAAACCCACGGCCAGAAAAGCTTCAACGGGGTCGCGATCCTCTCCAAGCTGCCGCTCGAGGACGTCACCCGGGGCCTACCCGGCGATGACGAAGACGAACAGGCCCGCTGGATCGAGGCGACCGTGACTGGCGACACCCATTCCGTGCGGCTCTGCGGGCTGTACCTGCCCAACGGCAACCCGACGCCGGGGCCGAAATACGACTACAAGCTCGCCTGGATGGACCGGATGTTCGCCCGCGCACAAGAGCTGCTGGCCTCTGAGATGCCCGCGATGATGGCGGGGGACTACAACATCATCCCACAAGCCGTGGACGCGAAGCGACCCGACGCGTGGCGCGACGACGCGCTCTTCAAGTTAGAGAGCCGCACTGCCTATCGCCGCATTCTGAACCTCGGCTTCACCGAAGCCTTCCGCACCCGCAACCCCGCGCCCGAGCAATTCAGCTTCTGGGATTATCAGGCGGGCGCGTGGAACCGCAATGACGGCATCCGCATAGACCATCTGCTGCTGACGCCGCAGGCCGCCGATCTGTTGACCGAGTGCAAGATCGACGCCGAGATTCGCGGCCGCGAGAAGCCGTCCGATCACGTGCCGGTCTGGGTCGACCTCGCCGCCTAA
- a CDS encoding SPOR domain-containing protein — translation MADLEFGAYDAPRAPEHQGMQGHVSRMMSFVGAGSSVVLVLGLAVWGYQLTVRDVSGVPVIRALEGPARVQPADPGGQLAQHTGLAVNSVQSAGTAAGPSPQVILAPEPIDLTQEDAIAPGDVEVEVDATGVVEEAVGTMVSLTDDIEPEDPVAEALALAEQLAAGQAPLDALDEEPRPDLARPILDPSVPGVRRSPVPQRKPEVDLASLQAEAAVAAATAALGGGGTPEELDASSIASGTRLVQLGAFDDQETARAEWDKIAARFEDYIEGKQRVIQEATSGGRTFYRLRAVGFEDLSASRRFCAVLVAANAACIPVLAR, via the coding sequence ATGGCAGATCTGGAATTCGGCGCATATGACGCGCCCCGCGCGCCCGAGCATCAAGGGATGCAGGGCCACGTGTCGCGTATGATGAGCTTTGTAGGCGCAGGCAGCTCCGTGGTGCTTGTGCTGGGACTGGCCGTCTGGGGCTACCAGCTGACAGTGCGCGATGTGAGCGGCGTGCCGGTGATCCGGGCGCTGGAAGGCCCCGCGCGCGTTCAGCCCGCGGACCCGGGCGGGCAATTGGCGCAGCATACCGGGCTGGCCGTGAATTCCGTGCAATCGGCAGGCACGGCCGCCGGGCCAAGCCCCCAGGTGATCCTTGCCCCGGAGCCGATCGACCTGACCCAGGAGGATGCAATTGCCCCGGGTGACGTCGAAGTCGAGGTGGACGCCACCGGCGTCGTGGAAGAAGCGGTGGGCACGATGGTGTCCCTGACCGACGATATCGAACCCGAAGACCCGGTCGCCGAGGCGCTGGCCCTGGCCGAGCAACTGGCCGCGGGCCAAGCGCCGCTGGATGCCTTGGACGAAGAGCCGCGCCCCGATCTGGCGCGCCCGATCCTTGACCCGTCCGTGCCGGGCGTGCGCCGCTCGCCGGTGCCGCAGCGAAAACCGGAGGTCGATCTGGCGTCGCTGCAGGCCGAGGCCGCCGTCGCGGCTGCGACCGCCGCGTTGGGCGGGGGCGGGACGCCAGAAGAGCTGGACGCGTCAAGCATCGCATCGGGCACCCGGTTGGTGCAGCTGGGCGCGTTTGACGACCAGGAAACCGCGCGTGCGGAGTGGGACAAGATCGCAGCTCGGTTCGAAGATTACATCGAAGGCAAGCAGCGCGTGATCCAGGAAGCGACGTCGGGTGGGCGCACATTCTACCGTCTGCGCGCGGTCGGATTTGAGGATCTAAGCGCCTCCCGCCGGTTCTGCGCCGTCTTGGTCGCGGCCAACGCCGCCTGTATCCCGGTGTTGGCCCGTTAG
- a CDS encoding DUF2927 domain-containing protein produces the protein MHRLAVPILCLMAACVPTSDSEVANRNAPVAIDLPPMKTFSNQRAGGVNRPNSQIAQDFLDLTFQMESGRPLPWLTKFEGPIKVGVRGKTPAGLEGDLARLLARFRSEARIDITRARSGEDAQIMVEAIPRKTLQRAVPQAACFVVPNVASWAEFKKNRGNGKTDWTRLSNRTKATVIIPNDVSPQEVRDCLHEEIAQALGPLNDLYRLPDSIFNDDNFHTVLTGFDMLILRAYYAPELKNGMTRGQAARALPALLNRLNPRGNRATNAGANRTPKQWNDAITRALALGTAQSQRASHAAKAVKIAKSQGWTDNRLAFSLFVQGRVSLASKPETAISAFVQSGNIYKQLYGASVHSAHVNTQMAAFALSSGQSDLAVRLTDESIPAARNSSNAALLATLLMIKAEALEAAGRKDEARRVRLDSLGWGRYGFGSERNVRMRLNEIKGLAPRRVRS, from the coding sequence ATGCATCGCCTAGCTGTCCCGATTCTGTGCCTGATGGCCGCTTGTGTGCCGACCTCCGACAGCGAGGTCGCCAACCGCAATGCTCCCGTCGCCATAGACCTCCCGCCCATGAAAACCTTTTCCAACCAGCGCGCGGGCGGGGTCAATCGCCCCAATTCGCAGATCGCGCAGGATTTTCTGGACCTGACGTTCCAGATGGAAAGCGGCCGCCCGCTGCCATGGCTCACCAAGTTCGAAGGTCCGATCAAGGTCGGCGTGCGCGGCAAGACCCCCGCCGGGCTGGAGGGCGATCTCGCCCGCCTGCTCGCCCGCTTCCGCTCCGAGGCGCGGATCGACATTACCCGCGCCCGCTCCGGCGAGGACGCTCAGATCATGGTCGAGGCGATCCCGCGCAAGACCCTGCAGCGCGCCGTGCCGCAGGCCGCGTGTTTCGTGGTTCCCAATGTCGCCAGCTGGGCCGAGTTCAAGAAGAACCGCGGCAATGGCAAAACCGATTGGACCCGCCTGTCCAACCGCACCAAAGCCACCGTGATCATCCCCAATGACGTCAGCCCCCAAGAGGTGCGCGACTGCCTGCACGAGGAAATCGCCCAGGCGCTCGGCCCGCTGAACGATCTTTATCGGCTGCCGGATTCGATCTTCAACGACGACAATTTCCACACGGTCCTGACCGGCTTCGACATGCTGATCCTGCGCGCCTACTATGCGCCAGAGCTGAAGAACGGCATGACCCGCGGCCAGGCGGCCCGCGCCCTGCCCGCTTTGCTCAACCGCCTGAACCCGCGCGGCAATCGCGCCACGAACGCAGGCGCCAACCGCACGCCCAAGCAATGGAACGACGCGATCACCCGGGCGCTCGCGCTTGGCACGGCACAGTCCCAGCGGGCCTCCCACGCCGCCAAGGCGGTCAAGATCGCCAAGTCCCAAGGCTGGACCGACAACCGGCTCGCCTTTTCGCTCTTCGTGCAAGGCCGCGTGTCTTTGGCCTCTAAGCCCGAAACGGCGATTTCCGCCTTCGTGCAGTCCGGCAACATCTACAAACAGCTCTACGGCGCGTCGGTGCATTCCGCCCATGTGAACACGCAGATGGCGGCCTTCGCGCTGTCCTCGGGGCAGTCCGACCTGGCCGTGCGTCTGACCGATGAAAGCATCCCCGCCGCGCGCAACTCGTCCAACGCCGCCCTTTTGGCGACGCTTCTGATGATCAAGGCCGAAGCGCTCGAGGCCGCAGGCCGCAAGGACGAGGCCCGCCGCGTCAGGCTCGACTCTTTGGGATGGGGCCGCTATGGCTTCGGCTCGGAACGCAATGTGCGGATGCGGCTCAACGAGATCAAAGGTTTGGCCCCCCGCCGAGTACGGAGCTAG
- a CDS encoding HesB/IscA family protein translates to MDLTLPPKVTDRAFARLAEIGASSDGQALRVAVDGGGCSGFQYDIKLDTPAEDDLVLSKDGETVVVDSVSLPFLSNAVIDFTEELIGARFTIENPNATSSCGCGTSFSM, encoded by the coding sequence ATGGACCTCACTCTGCCCCCCAAAGTCACCGACCGCGCCTTCGCGCGATTGGCCGAGATTGGCGCGTCGTCGGACGGTCAGGCCCTTCGGGTGGCTGTGGATGGCGGCGGATGCTCGGGCTTTCAATACGACATCAAGCTCGACACGCCGGCCGAGGATGATCTGGTGCTCTCCAAGGATGGCGAGACTGTGGTTGTCGACAGCGTGTCGCTGCCGTTTTTGTCCAATGCGGTGATCGACTTCACCGAAGAGCTGATCGGCGCGCGGTTCACGATCGAGAACCCCAACGCCACCTCGTCCTGCGGCTGCGGCACGTCCTTTTCCATGTGA
- the dksA gene encoding RNA polymerase-binding protein DksA, with translation MKAEVFLPEDYRPAEDEPFMNERQTEYFRRKLLDWKASIMDETAQTIEGMRDGTRNIPDIADRASEETDRALELRTRDRERKLIAKIDSALRRIEEGEYGYCDETGEPISLKRLDARPIATLSLEAQERHERREKVHRDD, from the coding sequence ATGAAAGCCGAAGTATTTCTGCCAGAAGATTACCGTCCTGCCGAGGACGAGCCGTTCATGAATGAGCGGCAGACCGAATATTTCCGCCGCAAGTTGCTGGATTGGAAAGCGTCCATCATGGATGAGACCGCCCAAACGATCGAAGGGATGCGCGACGGGACGCGCAACATCCCCGACATCGCCGACCGGGCCTCCGAAGAGACCGACCGCGCGCTGGAGCTGCGCACGCGGGACCGCGAGCGCAAGCTGATCGCCAAGATCGACAGCGCCCTGCGCCGCATCGAAGAGGGCGAGTACGGCTATTGCGACGAGACCGGCGAGCCGATCTCACTCAAGCGCCTCGACGCCCGCCCGATCGCGACCCTGAGCCTTGAGGCGCAAGAGCGCCACGAGCGGCGCGAAAAGGTCCACCGGGACGACTAA
- a CDS encoding STAS/SEC14 domain-containing protein translates to MFTVEKAGAALIHVEIGGRITAEEMSQGLDTLLPMIAGMQDAAMRMVYHDVGLPELGAVMEEMKRLPQLFGALGHVKRVAVLSDAKWIRDMAELEGMVLPGTTIRGFPTGETASAEQFLSGEPLDDPMDDENFPV, encoded by the coding sequence ATGTTCACCGTCGAAAAAGCCGGCGCCGCCCTCATCCATGTCGAGATCGGCGGGCGCATCACCGCAGAAGAGATGTCACAGGGCCTCGATACCCTGCTGCCGATGATCGCAGGTATGCAGGATGCCGCGATGCGGATGGTCTACCACGATGTCGGCCTGCCGGAACTTGGGGCCGTGATGGAAGAGATGAAGCGCCTGCCGCAGCTCTTCGGCGCGTTGGGTCACGTCAAGCGGGTGGCGGTCCTGTCGGACGCCAAATGGATCCGCGATATGGCAGAGCTGGAGGGCATGGTCTTGCCCGGCACCACGATCCGCGGCTTCCCCACCGGCGAGACCGCATCCGCCGAACAGTTCCTGTCGGGCGAGCCCCTCGACGATCCGATGGATGACGAGAATTTTCCGGTCTAG
- a CDS encoding segregation and condensation protein A, translated as MVDQDQTADEWEAGTVEARLAAEALIVDVDGFEGPLDLLLTLSRTQKVDLRKVSILQLAEQYLVFIEQAKALRLELAADYLVMAAWLAFLKSRLLLPPDPTEDGPSGEELAAHLAFQLERLSAMREASAKLMARDQLGRDFFVRGVPESVERVRRVTYTATLLDLMQAYARIKTKDEFRPFVMDREKVFTMEQALERMRGLIGFAGDWSDLTTWLPEGWETDPVKRRSATAATFAASLELAKQGQIELRQGEVFAPIQIRKKDN; from the coding sequence ATGGTCGATCAGGATCAGACAGCGGACGAGTGGGAGGCGGGCACGGTCGAGGCCCGGCTGGCCGCCGAGGCGTTGATCGTGGATGTGGACGGGTTTGAGGGCCCGCTGGACCTATTGCTGACGCTCTCGCGGACGCAAAAAGTTGACCTGCGCAAGGTCTCGATCCTACAGCTGGCCGAGCAGTATCTTGTATTTATTGAGCAAGCTAAGGCACTAAGGCTGGAGCTTGCCGCGGATTATCTGGTGATGGCGGCTTGGCTCGCCTTCCTGAAATCACGCCTGCTGCTGCCGCCGGACCCGACCGAAGACGGACCATCGGGCGAGGAACTAGCGGCTCATCTGGCGTTCCAGCTGGAACGGCTGAGCGCGATGCGGGAAGCCTCGGCCAAACTGATGGCGCGAGATCAGCTGGGGCGAGATTTCTTTGTGCGCGGCGTGCCGGAAAGCGTCGAGCGGGTGCGGCGGGTCACCTACACGGCGACGCTTCTGGACCTGATGCAGGCCTATGCGCGTATCAAGACGAAGGACGAATTCCGCCCCTTCGTGATGGACCGCGAAAAGGTCTTCACGATGGAGCAAGCTCTGGAGCGGATGCGCGGCTTGATCGGCTTTGCGGGCGATTGGTCGGACCTCACGACCTGGCTGCCCGAGGGATGGGAGACCGACCCGGTCAAGCGCCGCTCGGCCACGGCGGCGACCTTTGCGGCGTCGCTGGAGCTGGCCAAGCAAGGCCAGATCGAGCTGCGTCAGGGCGAAGTATTCGCCCCGATCCAGATACGAAAGAAGGACAATTAA
- a CDS encoding AAA family ATPase, with protein MSQDTLRFTGTDSYVATEDLTIAVNAAVTLERPLLVKGEPGTGKTELARQVSNALGLEMIEWHIKSTTKAQQGLYEYDAVSRLRDSQLGEEKVHDVANYIKRGKLWQAFEREEKCVLLIDEIDKADIEFPNDLLQELDRMEFHVYETGETVRARQRPIVIITSNNEKELPDAFLRRCFFHYIRFPDMETMRAIVEVHHPGLKSDLLTTALTQFYELRDTAGLKKKPSTSEVLDWLKLLLAEDLTAADLKQNGTNALPKLHGALLKNEQDVHLFERLAFMARGQR; from the coding sequence ATGTCTCAAGACACACTTCGCTTTACCGGCACCGACAGCTATGTCGCCACCGAGGACCTGACGATTGCGGTCAATGCGGCGGTGACGTTGGAGCGTCCCTTGCTGGTCAAGGGCGAGCCCGGCACCGGCAAAACCGAGCTTGCGCGTCAGGTCTCCAATGCGCTCGGCCTCGAGATGATCGAGTGGCATATCAAGTCGACCACCAAGGCCCAGCAGGGCCTTTATGAGTACGACGCCGTCTCCCGCCTGCGCGACAGCCAGCTTGGCGAGGAGAAAGTCCACGACGTCGCCAACTACATCAAGCGCGGCAAACTCTGGCAAGCCTTTGAGCGCGAAGAGAAATGCGTGCTTTTGATCGACGAGATCGACAAGGCCGACATCGAGTTCCCCAACGACCTGCTGCAAGAACTCGACCGCATGGAGTTCCACGTCTACGAAACCGGCGAGACCGTGCGCGCGCGCCAGCGCCCGATCGTGATCATCACCTCCAACAACGAGAAAGAGTTGCCCGACGCCTTCCTGCGCCGCTGCTTCTTTCACTACATCCGCTTCCCCGACATGGAAACGATGCGCGCCATCGTCGAGGTGCATCACCCGGGGCTGAAATCCGACCTGCTGACAACCGCGCTGACCCAGTTCTACGAGTTGCGCGACACGGCGGGTTTGAAGAAGAAGCCCTCCACCTCCGAGGTGCTCGATTGGTTAAAATTGCTGCTGGCCGAGGACCTCACGGCGGCGGATCTCAAACAAAACGGCACAAACGCGTTACCTAAGTTACACGGGGCTTTGTTGAAGAATGAGCAGGACGTACATCTGTTCGAGCGGTTGGCGTTCATGGCGCGAGGCCAGCGCTAA